CCTGAGGAACCAAACCCATCCTCACCTTTGCTTGACGAGGTTGTTTTGCGACATCATAGCCAAAAACTTCCACCGAGCCCGATGTTGCGGCCTCTAAAGTTACGATAATCGAGATAATCGAAGTCTTCCCAGCTCCATTGGGCCCAAGCAACCCAAAGACTTCCCCCGATTGAAGTTTAAAATCAACTTCATTGACAGCACACAACTGGCCGTAATTCTTGACTAAACGATCTATTTTAAGAGGAACCAACATACTTAACTATCCCCGCAAATGGTCGAGTGTAATCGACGAAAGCTCAAGGCACCAGGAATGCTGCAGATGCTCCGTTCATTAACTCATTTCTCAGCTCTTTTATTCAAGAAAAACCCAAATATTTCCGAAGCCTTAAACGAATGAGACCAAGTGAAATGATCCCTATTCCAATTCGTGAGTTTATCAGTGGATCAACGGTCCCTGTGGACCTTTATGTCAAGATTTCGGACGACAAGTTTATTCTCATCGCAAAACAGGGAACAAAAACCCAGAAGGACCAACTGAGTTCCTATGAAACCAAAGATGTCGAATACCTTTGGATCGAAAAATCAAGCTACCATAAGCTCACTTCTCAAACAATTCAGCTCGCTGGCATTATACTGAGCCGAAAGGATTTGGACAGCGGAAAAAAGACACAAATTGTGACGAATGCGGCCACAACAACGTTTCGGCACCTCGAGCACATGGGACTTGATCCGGTGGCATTTCAGCAGGCCAAACAGGTCTCTGAGGTCACTGTTCAACTGGTTGAGACCCACAACAGTCTTTCCCTCCTCATGGAAAGCCTCAATCAGTGCAGTGACTATTTAGTGAGACACTCCATGGCTGTCGCCGCAATTGCAACTCTGATTGGTCAGGCACACCAATGGCAGAACCGAGCGACCATTGAAAAACTGGCTCTCGGAGGATTGCTCCACGACATTGGAAAGAAATCCCTCCCCCCAGAAATTCTTTCCAAACCAAAAGCCCACATGTCCTTTGAAGAGCTCCAACTTTACGAAACACACCCCTTCAAGGGAATGGAGATGGCCACAGGTCTTGGATCTGTCCCCGATGATGTTGTCGCAATGATCTACCAACATCATGAAAACTCGATTGGGCAAAGCTTTCCTCAACACCTACGTGATCTCAAAACTCACCCCCTTGCGCGCATTATCGCACTGGCCGACGAGTTTGTTAATCTGACTGTCGACAATCCCAACTGCCCTGAACCAAAAACGGCTCTCGAAGCATTAAATTATATCGAGCTGGTAAAGGGACAGCCCTACAACAAAGAGGCCTTTCGTTGCCTAAAGAGAATCGTCACAAGTGACCGCGGAACCTCGGCAGCTAGCTAGCTAGCGGGCCGGGCCTGTAATTCTATGCTGAAATTATCGGTTATTGATTGACCAGAAGCTAGAAAACGCCAAAGAATGGGGAACACCTCAGGTAAGCGGTCAATTTTGTTTGATTTTTTTTGGGAGCTCAAAGTAACAAATGAATGATTCTTTTACGTCCCACTATTCTCAACACACCCGACACCTCGCCCGCCGTTTGATCCGCATAGAATCTCTTTTGTCTCGGGCCAATCAGCAACTCTCTCGATTATTTAACTGGCGACTCGTGGTGGCGCTCATTGCTTTTTCAGCGGGTCTTATTATCGCCTCTGGCCCTCAGTTCAAAAATTGGGGCTTCATTTTTATCACTTCATCTTTGCTTTTCATTTACTTAGTTTTTCGGTCGCGCAATATCCGGCGATGGCAGTCTTCTCTGATGGCCTGGAAAAATCATTGTGTCAGAAACCTTGCGCGAATTTCCGGCAAAATGCCCACAGGGTCTTCCTCTCCCCATCTCGACACTCTGAATAGCGAAAATCAAATCCTCGCCAGAGATTTACACATCCTTGGGGATAATTCTCTTTTTGGCCTGATCGACGAAACCTTCAGCTCAGGCGGGAAAGCCAAATTATTGCGCTTGCTTCTAGATCCGCTCTCCAACATTCAGGATATCAAGGAGCGCCAGAATAAACTGAGACTTCTTTCTAAAAATTATTGGTCACTGGCTCGCTTCTTTTTTCGTGGGCAAAGCGGTCAGCTCCCACCAGACTCATCGAGACTCAAGAATGAACTCGACCGTTCGTTAGTAGGACCCGGATTTTATAGAAACCTGATTTTGCATTGTCTTCTTTATCCTCTTTCCGTTTTTCTCTTTGCACTGTGGACGACCGGTCAGATATCCTTTTCTGGACCTCTCACCATTGGTATCTATTTTCTTTTTTCTTTGGCGACTCTC
Above is a genomic segment from Bdellovibrionales bacterium containing:
- a CDS encoding HD domain-containing protein; translated protein: MIPIPIREFISGSTVPVDLYVKISDDKFILIAKQGTKTQKDQLSSYETKDVEYLWIEKSSYHKLTSQTIQLAGIILSRKDLDSGKKTQIVTNAATTTFRHLEHMGLDPVAFQQAKQVSEVTVQLVETHNSLSLLMESLNQCSDYLVRHSMAVAAIATLIGQAHQWQNRATIEKLALGGLLHDIGKKSLPPEILSKPKAHMSFEELQLYETHPFKGMEMATGLGSVPDDVVAMIYQHHENSIGQSFPQHLRDLKTHPLARIIALADEFVNLTVDNPNCPEPKTALEALNYIELVKGQPYNKEAFRCLKRIVTSDRGTSAAS